A portion of the Etheostoma cragini isolate CJK2018 chromosome 13, CSU_Ecrag_1.0, whole genome shotgun sequence genome contains these proteins:
- the sumf2 gene encoding inactive C-alpha-formylglycine-generating enzyme 2, which translates to MSKMNFKIAFMIAVVLLAVAEADEMLSIPGGKMIMGTSAADGRDGEGPTKEVQLQPFEIDKYPVTNGDFRDFVRAHKYKTEAETFGWSFVFQDFVSDELKSKVTQRIESAPWWLPIERVFWRQPAGPGSSIRERLSFPVVQVSWNDAQAFCRGKGKRLPTEEEWEWAARGGLQGRTYPWGNKFQANRTNLWQGSFPDEDTAEDGYHGVSPVTAFPPQNSYGLHDMMGNTWEWTSTPFPAAQPTYVLRGGSWIDTVDGSANHKARITTRMGNTPDSASDNLGFRCAASEGQIQGKTKDKTEL; encoded by the exons ATGTCCAAAATGAACTTTAAAATCGCGTTCATGATCGCGGTTGTTTTACTGGCAGTGGCGG AAGCCGATGAGATGCTGAGTATCCCAGGAGGAAAGATGATAATGGGAACCAGTGCAGCTGatgggagagatggagagggccCCACCAAGGAGGTGCAACTGCAGCCTTTCGAAATAGACAAATACCCTGTCACAAATGGCGATTTCAG AGACTTTGTGAGAGCGCACAAGTACAAAACGGAAGCTGAGACGTTTGGTTGGAGTTTTGTGTTTCAAGATTTTGTGTCAGACGAGCTGAAGAGCAAAGTCACACAGAGGATTGAG TCTGCTCCTTGGTGGTTGCCTATAGAACGGGTGTTTTGGAGACAG CCTGCAGGACCTGGTTCCAGCATTCGGGAACGCCTGAGCTTCCCGGTGGTTCAGGTGAGCTGGAATGATGCTCAGGCCTTCTGCCGGGGGAAGGGCAAGAGACTGCCTACTGAGGAGGAGTGGGAGTGGGCTGCACGAGGGGGTCTGCAAG GTCGGACTTATCCGTGGGGAAACAAGTTCCAGGCCAACAGAACCAACCTGTGGCAG ggATCGTTTCCAGATGAAGACACTGCAGAGGATGGATACCATGGTGTATCTCCAGTCACAGCATTTCCTCCTCAGAACAGTTATG GACTGCATGACATGATGGGAAACACATGGGAATGGACATCCACACCCTTCCCAGCAGCACAACCAACGTATGTGCTGCGTGGTGGCTCCTGGATTGACACAGTGGATGGTTCAGCCAATCATAAGGCACGAATCACAACCAG GATGGGCAACACTCCTGACTCTGCCTCCGATAACCTGGGATTCAGGTGTGCTGCCAGCGAGGGACAGATACAAGGGaagacaaaagacaagacagaactgTAG